One window of Candidatus Regiella endosymbiont of Tuberolachnus salignus genomic DNA carries:
- the asmA gene encoding outer membrane assembly protein AsmA translates to MRKLLTILIILLTMSVSCMATLVLLVNPNDFRAEMVKQVKKKMGYQLHFDGNLRWHVGAQLSIIAGRITLTSLGAEIPMVSAENIRLDVKLWPLLFQRLEIKEVMLKAAVINLIPESKSKETTAASNHFANADFGWELDISRIKLVDSLLIWQQVNNEQINIRNLNLDLTKNNHHVKVLLSSQVNRNQRDLIFSLVADLDLQHYPQTVNANVNQLSYRLEGADIPVAGISGEGSMQASYQSASRTVMLKEIDITANDNIFKGNAQAELGDIPHYLINLTAQNINLDTLLESQSSKNHRQEKAKQPVMAPVIAFQKQSHLRPLRDFNARVTLMANRVLYRGITINKFELVAENKQGKLVVNRLLGNALKGNFSLPYTIDVTGNNMKVAIESNLNQMELGPLFQAIGLPKLLTGKGSIRGKWSAEGIGVDALNQNWQGYSQFVMEDAQLHGINIPQLIQQTVANRINEVPMSEHYVATTSIRQLRADFALHQGILHINNLSGDSALLSLKGNGEVNLPMQQCDMNLNVRLIQAWPGKADLIKTLQNTDIPLHIYGSWQKLQYQLDIESLLQEGLKQKAKKAFDDWMKKSTE, encoded by the coding sequence ATGAGAAAACTACTGACGATACTGATTATTTTGTTGACCATGTCAGTATCCTGTATGGCTACATTAGTGCTTTTGGTTAATCCCAATGATTTTCGAGCCGAAATGGTGAAACAAGTCAAAAAAAAAATGGGCTATCAACTCCATTTTGACGGAAATCTGCGTTGGCATGTGGGAGCGCAATTGAGCATTATTGCAGGTAGGATCACATTAACCTCCTTAGGTGCAGAAATACCGATGGTGAGCGCAGAGAATATACGACTGGATGTTAAATTATGGCCGTTGCTATTTCAGCGGCTAGAAATTAAAGAAGTCATGCTAAAAGCCGCGGTGATCAATTTAATTCCGGAGAGTAAAAGCAAAGAGACTACTGCTGCCAGCAATCATTTTGCTAATGCCGATTTTGGCTGGGAGCTTGATATCAGTCGAATAAAATTGGTTGATAGTTTATTAATTTGGCAACAAGTTAATAATGAACAAATCAATATCCGTAATCTGAACCTCGATTTGACAAAAAATAATCATCACGTCAAGGTGTTACTTTCTAGCCAAGTGAATCGTAATCAACGCGATCTGATTTTTTCTCTCGTCGCCGACCTTGATTTACAGCATTATCCACAGACAGTTAATGCTAATGTCAATCAATTGAGCTATCGGCTGGAAGGCGCTGATATTCCAGTAGCAGGAATTAGCGGAGAAGGGAGCATGCAAGCCAGTTACCAATCGGCTTCTCGAACTGTCATGTTGAAAGAAATCGATATTACCGCTAATGACAATATCTTTAAGGGGAATGCACAGGCCGAATTAGGCGATATTCCTCATTATTTAATTAATTTAACCGCGCAAAACATCAATCTTGATACCCTTCTAGAGAGCCAGTCATCTAAAAATCATCGGCAAGAAAAAGCCAAGCAGCCGGTAATGGCGCCCGTTATTGCGTTTCAAAAACAGTCTCATTTAAGACCATTGCGTGATTTTAATGCTCGTGTAACCTTAATGGCCAACAGGGTACTTTACCGGGGTATAACGATTAATAAATTCGAATTGGTAGCGGAAAATAAACAGGGTAAGTTGGTTGTCAATCGATTATTGGGTAATGCACTCAAGGGTAATTTTTCTCTGCCTTATACGATAGATGTTACTGGTAATAACATGAAGGTAGCTATCGAATCGAACCTAAATCAGATGGAGTTGGGGCCTTTATTCCAGGCTATAGGGCTGCCAAAATTGTTAACAGGTAAAGGTTCGATTCGGGGAAAATGGTCAGCAGAGGGGATTGGTGTTGACGCCCTCAATCAAAATTGGCAGGGTTATAGCCAATTTGTCATGGAAGATGCTCAGCTCCACGGCATCAATATACCGCAACTGATTCAACAAACTGTTGCAAATCGCATCAATGAAGTGCCGATGTCAGAGCATTATGTTGCTACGACCTCGATACGACAATTGCGAGCCGATTTCGCGTTACATCAAGGGATCTTGCACATCAATAATCTCAGTGGGGATTCAGCCTTACTTTCTCTTAAAGGGAATGGAGAGGTTAATTTACCGATGCAACAATGTGATATGAATTTAAACGTGCGACTGATACAAGCTTGGCCGGGCAAGGCAGATTTAATTAAAACATTACAGAACACAGATATACCGCTGCATATTTATGGTTCGTGGCAAAAATTACAATATCAATTAGATATTGAATCATTGTTGCAAGAGGGTCTAAAGCAAAAAGCCAAAAAAGCCTTTGATGATTGGATGAAAAAGAGTACTGAGTGA
- the apbC gene encoding iron-sulfur cluster carrier protein ApbC → MSKKFCEQSTPHLLRAQVSTILSHFTHPTLKKNLHELNAIDYLVLLDNVLHIELTMPFVWHSAFNLLKEQTTEQLQLATGATAIDWRLSHNVATLRRVNNLRGITGIRNILAVSSGKGGVGKSSTAINLALALQKEGAKVGILDADIYGPSVPKMLGTSGERPISPDGKHMTPVMAHGLASNSIGYLMTDENATVWRGPMASKALMQMLQETLWPDVDYLVIDMPPGTGDIQLTLAQNIPVTGVLVVTTPQEIALVDAVKGIMMFQKVQIPVLGVIENMSGHVCPHCDHLEPIFGSGGAEKLVQKYQCKLLGQIPLDSALREDLDQGEPTVISQPMSHLSQIYRQLAADIAAEMYWQGEVIPTDIACRTL, encoded by the coding sequence ATGAGCAAAAAATTCTGCGAACAGAGTACCCCTCACCTGCTACGAGCACAGGTTTCAACCATACTTAGTCATTTTACGCATCCAACATTGAAAAAAAATTTGCATGAACTGAATGCCATCGATTACCTCGTTTTACTCGATAATGTATTACATATTGAATTGACGATGCCTTTTGTATGGCACTCTGCTTTTAACTTATTGAAAGAGCAAACCACTGAGCAATTGCAATTAGCTACCGGGGCTACAGCTATTGACTGGCGACTTTCACATAATGTTGCAACGCTACGCAGAGTCAACAACCTACGAGGTATCACAGGGATCCGTAATATTCTGGCCGTTAGCTCTGGTAAAGGTGGTGTCGGCAAATCTAGTACTGCGATCAACTTAGCTTTAGCTTTACAAAAAGAAGGGGCAAAAGTAGGTATTTTGGATGCCGATATTTATGGCCCATCGGTGCCTAAAATGTTAGGCACTAGCGGTGAACGACCGATATCGCCAGATGGTAAGCACATGACCCCGGTAATGGCGCATGGGTTAGCAAGCAATTCTATTGGTTATCTAATGACGGATGAAAACGCGACGGTTTGGCGTGGGCCGATGGCCAGTAAAGCGCTAATGCAGATGCTGCAAGAGACCTTATGGCCTGATGTAGATTATCTGGTAATCGATATGCCGCCAGGTACCGGTGATATCCAATTAACCCTCGCGCAAAATATTCCGGTCACGGGGGTGTTAGTCGTTACCACGCCACAAGAGATCGCTTTGGTTGATGCCGTAAAAGGGATTATGATGTTTCAAAAAGTACAGATCCCAGTATTAGGTGTTATCGAAAATATGAGTGGACATGTTTGCCCTCATTGTGATCATTTAGAGCCTATTTTTGGCAGCGGTGGAGCAGAAAAATTAGTCCAAAAATATCAGTGTAAACTGCTGGGGCAGATACCCTTGGATAGTGCTTTACGTGAAGATTTAGATCAAGGCGAACCTACGGTCATCTCTCAGCCAATGAGTCACCTCAGCCAAATCTATCGTCAGTTAGCGGCTGATATCGCTGCAGAAATGTACTGGCAAGGCGAGGTGATCCCAACTGATATAGCGTGCCGTACTTTGTAA
- a CDS encoding lysis protein encodes MYFRLMTLFIIILTGFLFYYQGRCLYQEKHYQKEIAEKNNIITTLNEDLLATTKNIKKMKDQQQIITATDKKYTEELAHAKAHIERLRFALINGDKRLRLSARCDLSTAPRATEMDDATAPRLSNAVEWNYFSLREHIATATIQIAGLQDYINNVCLAK; translated from the coding sequence ATGTATTTTCGATTAATGACCTTATTTATTATAATACTAACCGGTTTTTTATTTTATTATCAAGGAAGATGCCTTTATCAAGAAAAACATTATCAAAAAGAAATTGCTGAAAAAAATAATATTATTACAACGTTAAATGAGGATCTTCTTGCTACAACAAAAAATATTAAAAAAATGAAAGACCAACAACAAATCATTACTGCCACAGATAAAAAATATACAGAGGAATTAGCCCATGCAAAAGCTCATATTGAGCGCTTACGCTTCGCTCTTATTAATGGCGATAAGCGGTTGCGCCTCTCCGCCCGCTGTGATCTGTCCACAGCTCCCCGAGCCACCGAGATGGATGATGCTACCGCCCCCCGACTTTCTAACGCCGTTGAATGGAATTATTTCAGTCTCAGAGAACATATAGCGACGGCGACAATACAGATCGCCGGGTTACAGGATTACATCAATAACGTGTGTCTTGCCAAATAA
- the tyrP gene encoding tyrosine transporter TyrP, with protein MKNRTLGSIFIVAGTTIGAGMLAMPLAAAGVGFGVTLALLIMLWLLMCYTALLLVEVYQHAPVDKGLGSLAKHYLGTYWQWFTGFSMLFLMYSITAAYISGAGELLAKSLSQWTQQPFSAAYASLLFTVVAGGVVCISTHSVDFFNRILFGIKIIFLIIMLVLIMPYVEKNNLMTMPLEQGLVVSAIPIIFASFGFHSSVPSIVSYMGGNVRALRWVFIIGSAIPLVIYIFWQLAILGALPSQTFIGILAQQAGLNGLLEALYRLIDSPGVQLSVNLFANLALATSFLGVSLGLFDYLADLFKRGNSLSGRLQTGLMTFLPPLMFALFYPRGFIMALGFAAAALAVLALLLPSSLAWKVRKMHQNDQQVWGGSPALILVFICGLAVIAIQIGIVMGILPAVG; from the coding sequence GTGAAGAATCGCACTTTGGGCAGTATTTTTATCGTGGCGGGAACCACTATTGGTGCGGGAATGCTGGCAATGCCGCTGGCAGCAGCTGGTGTCGGTTTTGGCGTGACATTAGCATTATTGATCATGCTGTGGTTATTGATGTGCTACACCGCTTTGCTGCTGGTGGAAGTGTACCAACACGCTCCGGTCGATAAAGGATTAGGCTCTTTAGCTAAGCATTATCTTGGTACTTATTGGCAGTGGTTCACCGGTTTTAGTATGTTATTTTTGATGTATTCGATTACCGCTGCTTATATTAGTGGGGCGGGTGAATTATTGGCGAAGAGCCTCAGTCAATGGACACAGCAACCCTTTTCTGCCGCTTATGCTAGCTTACTGTTTACTGTGGTGGCTGGTGGAGTGGTGTGTATTAGTACACATTCGGTTGATTTTTTTAATCGTATTTTATTTGGCATAAAAATTATTTTTTTAATTATTATGCTCGTATTAATTATGCCTTATGTTGAAAAAAATAATCTAATGACGATGCCCTTGGAGCAGGGATTAGTGGTTTCAGCAATCCCCATTATTTTTGCTTCATTTGGTTTCCATAGTAGCGTACCCAGTATTGTGAGTTATATGGGAGGAAATGTTCGTGCATTACGTTGGGTTTTTATTATTGGTAGTGCTATTCCATTAGTCATTTATATTTTTTGGCAACTTGCCATCTTAGGGGCGCTTCCTTCGCAGACTTTTATCGGTATTTTGGCGCAACAGGCTGGATTAAACGGTTTGCTTGAAGCGCTCTACAGGCTAATTGATTCCCCCGGTGTTCAATTATCGGTAAATTTGTTTGCTAATCTTGCGTTAGCCACGTCATTCCTTGGGGTGTCTCTTGGGCTGTTTGATTACTTGGCTGATTTGTTTAAGCGTGGCAATAGCTTAAGTGGCCGCTTACAAACGGGGCTAATGACTTTTCTTCCGCCATTAATGTTTGCCCTTTTTTACCCACGTGGCTTTATTATGGCGCTTGGTTTTGCTGCTGCGGCACTGGCAGTACTGGCATTATTACTGCCGTCATCGTTGGCTTGGAAAGTGCGTAAAATGCACCAAAATGATCAGCAAGTATGGGGAGGCTCTCCCGCATTGATATTAGTGTTTATTTGTGGTTTGGCGGTGATTGCTATTCAGATAGGTATTGTGATGGGTATTTTACCTGCAGTTGGTTGA
- the dcd gene encoding dCTP deaminase, with protein sequence MRLCDRDIEAWLDKGTLSITPRPPQSRINGATVDVCLGNKFRVFRAHTAAFIDLSGPKDEVSAALERVMSDEIVLSEGEPFFLHPGELALAVTLESVCLPDNLVGWLDGRSSLARLGLMVHVTAHRIDPGWNGKIVLEFYNSGKLPLVLRPGMLIGALSFEPLSGSAARPYHSRQNAKYRDQQGAVASRIDEDSF encoded by the coding sequence ATGAGGCTTTGTGATCGTGATATAGAAGCTTGGCTGGATAAGGGGACATTGAGTATTACGCCCCGCCCGCCACAATCACGTATTAATGGTGCGACAGTTGATGTGTGTTTAGGTAATAAGTTTCGTGTTTTTCGCGCTCATACTGCCGCCTTTATCGATTTGAGTGGCCCTAAAGATGAAGTGAGCGCGGCGCTTGAGCGTGTCATGAGTGATGAAATTGTTTTATCAGAAGGTGAACCTTTCTTTTTGCATCCAGGTGAATTAGCACTGGCGGTGACTTTAGAATCAGTGTGCCTCCCCGATAACTTAGTCGGCTGGTTAGATGGCCGTTCATCGTTAGCCCGCTTGGGATTAATGGTGCATGTCACAGCGCATCGTATTGATCCGGGCTGGAACGGAAAAATCGTATTAGAATTCTACAATTCAGGTAAATTACCGCTGGTGCTCCGCCCTGGTATGCTTATTGGCGCACTGAGCTTTGAGCCACTTTCAGGCTCTGCCGCCCGTCCTTACCATAGTCGCCAAAATGCTAAATATCGCGATCAACAAGGTGCTGTGGCGAGTCGTATCGATGAGGATTCATTTTGA
- a CDS encoding TerC family protein, with protein MEWIADPTIWAGLATLVVLEIVLGIDNLIFIAILAEKLPVSQRDKARVVGLLCALLMRLLLLSSISWLATLTAPLITLYTHQFSARDLLMLLGGLFLLFKATMELNARLEGKDHQHHHQRKNAQFWPVVAQIVVLDAIFSLDSVITAIGMVDHLTVMMAAVIISIAVMLLASKPLTSFVNSHPTIVILCLSFLLTIGFSLIAEAFGYVIPKGYLYAAIGFSVIIESLNQFARFNRRRFLSTVRPLRERTAAAVLRMLSGKHEEAELDNHTANLIADNTREGQEVFNQQERRMIERVLGLAQRTVSSIMTSRHDVEYLDLNDPPEKLTQLLTKNMHTRLMVTENSSTDEPLGVIHVMDLLKQQLEKKPLDIRALIQQPLIFPEQASLLMALEQFRQAQTHFAFVVDEFGTIEGIVTLTDVMETIAGNLPVAGEVPDARHDIQQTEEGYWIANGYMPLEDLVSYIPLPIDEKREYHTLAGLLMEYTQRIPQAGEKLQIGDYLFESLEVSSHRIHKVKITPLKPTEKDEDT; from the coding sequence ATGGAATGGATCGCCGATCCGACTATTTGGGCAGGGCTAGCAACTCTGGTGGTGCTCGAAATTGTATTGGGTATCGATAATTTAATATTCATTGCTATTTTGGCAGAAAAACTTCCTGTTTCTCAAAGAGATAAGGCAAGAGTCGTCGGGCTACTCTGCGCATTATTGATGAGATTATTATTATTATCTAGCATATCCTGGTTAGCGACCCTGACAGCGCCCTTAATAACCCTCTATACCCATCAATTTAGCGCTCGTGATCTTCTTATGTTGCTAGGAGGGCTATTCTTGCTTTTTAAAGCCACAATGGAGCTCAATGCCAGATTAGAGGGTAAAGACCACCAACATCATCATCAACGTAAAAACGCACAATTTTGGCCAGTGGTCGCGCAAATAGTGGTGCTTGATGCTATCTTTTCGCTAGATTCAGTGATTACTGCTATCGGGATGGTCGATCATCTGACCGTAATGATGGCGGCGGTTATTATTTCTATCGCTGTCATGTTATTAGCCAGCAAGCCTTTAACTTCTTTTGTCAATTCGCATCCAACCATTGTTATCCTGTGTTTAAGTTTTTTATTAACTATTGGTTTTAGTTTGATAGCAGAAGCTTTTGGTTATGTTATTCCGAAAGGGTATCTGTATGCTGCGATAGGCTTTTCGGTCATTATCGAATCACTTAATCAATTCGCCCGATTTAATCGTCGGCGGTTTCTCTCTACCGTAAGACCTTTACGGGAGCGTACCGCCGCTGCAGTACTGCGAATGTTGAGTGGTAAACATGAAGAAGCTGAACTGGATAATCATACCGCTAATCTAATTGCCGACAATACCCGTGAAGGACAGGAAGTCTTTAATCAACAAGAGAGGCGGATGATTGAACGAGTACTGGGGCTAGCACAGCGTACAGTCAGTAGTATTATGACCTCTCGTCATGATGTGGAATATTTGGATCTCAACGATCCACCCGAAAAATTGACGCAATTATTAACAAAAAACATGCATACTCGCCTTATGGTAACTGAAAACAGTTCAACTGATGAGCCTTTAGGTGTCATTCATGTTATGGATTTGTTGAAACAACAGCTTGAAAAAAAACCATTAGATATACGCGCGTTGATTCAGCAACCCTTGATTTTTCCGGAACAAGCTTCCCTATTAATGGCGTTGGAACAATTTCGCCAAGCGCAAACCCATTTTGCCTTTGTAGTTGATGAATTTGGCACCATCGAAGGGATAGTAACGTTAACCGATGTCATGGAAACCATCGCGGGTAATCTACCCGTTGCCGGAGAAGTCCCCGACGCACGCCATGATATTCAGCAAACAGAAGAAGGATATTGGATTGCCAATGGCTACATGCCACTCGAAGATCTGGTGTCATATATTCCCTTGCCGATTGACGAAAAAAGGGAATATCACACTTTGGCTGGTTTACTGATGGAATATACTCAACGTATTCCGCAAGCAGGTGAAAAATTACAAATCGGCGATTACTTATTCGAATCATTAGAGGTCAGTAGTCACCGCATTCATAAAGTCAAAATCACTCCACTTAAGCCAACCGAAAAAGATGAAGACACATAA
- the csdE gene encoding cysteine desulfurase sulfur acceptor subunit CsdE: MIAPHPFGYDITAVDLANRFSVHRQWEDRYRQLILLAQQLPPLSSVLKQPQIELSGCENRVWLGYQRLDNGNLHFYGDSDGRIVRGLLTVLLTAIENKTPQYLRQQDPLILFNQLGLYQQLSTSRVNGLQRLSQRVLTIVSSGILN, encoded by the coding sequence ATGATAGCCCCACATCCCTTCGGCTACGACATCACGGCTGTTGATTTGGCCAATAGATTTAGTGTACATCGTCAATGGGAAGATCGTTATCGTCAACTTATTTTATTGGCTCAGCAGTTACCGCCATTATCAAGCGTACTAAAGCAACCCCAGATAGAATTATCAGGATGTGAAAATAGAGTCTGGTTGGGTTATCAGCGTTTAGATAACGGTAACCTGCATTTTTATGGTGACAGTGACGGACGTATTGTGCGTGGATTATTAACGGTATTATTGACAGCAATTGAAAATAAAACACCACAATATTTACGGCAGCAAGATCCATTAATTCTATTTAATCAATTAGGACTATACCAACAACTAAGTACTTCCCGCGTTAATGGTTTACAGAGGTTGAGCCAACGGGTTTTGACTATCGTTAGCTCTGGTATATTAAATTAG